In Brachypodium distachyon strain Bd21 chromosome 2, Brachypodium_distachyon_v3.0, whole genome shotgun sequence, one genomic interval encodes:
- the LOC100841840 gene encoding bidirectional sugar transporter SWEET6a, with protein MVSADFARNVVGIIGNIISFGLFLSPLPTFWRIIKAKDVEEFKVDPYVATLLNCMLWVFYGIPIVHPNSILVVTINGIGLVIEGTYLVIYFMYSSNKKRLRLMAMLGVEAVFMAAVICGVLLGAHTHEKRSMIVGILCVIFGAIMYASPLTVMGKVIKTKSVEYMPLPLSVVNFLNGCCWTAYALIKFDLYVTIPNGLGAIFGLVQLILYGCYYKSTPKKEKNVELPTVVNNNTVAGGNVSVTVER; from the exons ATGGTTTCCGCCGACTTCGCCCGCAATGTCGTCGGCATCATCGGCAATATCATCTCCTTCGGGCTCTTTCTCTCCCCTCT GCCGACGTTTTGGCGGATCATCAAGGCAAAGGATGTGGAGGAGTTCAAGGTGGATCCGTACGTGGCGACGCTGCTCAACTGCATGCTGTGGGTGTTCTATGGCATCCCCATCGTGCACCCCAACAGCATCCTCGTCGTCACCATCAACGGGATCGGGCTCGTCATCGAGGGCACCTACCTCGTCATCTACTTCATGTACTCCTCCAACAAGAAGCGC TTGAGGCTGATGGCCATGCTCGGCGTTGAGGCGGTGTTCATGGCGGCCGTCATTTGTGGCGTGCTCCTGGGTGCCCACACCCACGAGAAGCGCTCCATGATCGTCGGCATCCTCTGCGTCATCTTCGGTGCCATTATGTACGCCTCCCCGCTCACCGTCATG GGAAAAGTGATCAAGACCAAGAGCGTGGAGTACATGCCCTTACCCCTGTCGGTGGTTAATTTCCTCAACGGGTGCTGCTGGACGGCCTATGCGCTCATCAAGTTCGACCTCTACGTCACG ATACCCAATGGCCTCGGTGCTATCTTCGGCCTGGTCCAGTTGATCCTGTACGGGTGCTACTACAAGTCCACCcccaagaaggagaagaacgTCGAGCTGCCCACCGTCGTCAACAACAAcaccgtcgccggcggcaacgTCTCCGTTACCGTCGAGAGATAA
- the LOC100835013 gene encoding uncharacterized protein LOC100835013 isoform X1, which translates to MAAGGGSDGGGDIGADSERRLKKAMDKLYHFPKPKPNPSASSKPSSSSTPSPSSWRAADAGGRFGVARGSRIPPQMTAMSAMSPPPPCRPWDRRDLIRRLASFKAMTWFAKPKVVSPVNCARRGWTNVEPDIITCEACGARLLFSSPSSWTPQQVEKAAAVFSLKLDTGHKLLCPWIDNICDESLALFPPTPPPVLVENYYESFSSLLRLSALPRISCSSLDSMKKKNPQLEQFLLEPFSSSVVLKGGFTLTEDYTIKDLDGTFQDAEIYYQALKIISLCGWEPRLLHYAVDCGTKFHSDANSTSILAQPEQINNTLEDRIVIYSRKEVDGSPAIADANQGDQHYDPSSVVLDCQFCGACVALWRFSLIERPLQLFKLVSDSNTQNEQNNGHANLISGVEPSKSANVGFNFTIAGGPPPTRQSFRPRVSFPVVSRHLKADLNSCGKSFLSGSDSHMVPVASAAMKRKRSMDEPHVLEGINTTSSDVDTSAEGAQHDHEGDSTEKDIANMGVSTEHKQGCSYSDTSKDTNMEEILNKEPERGVATSRSLTSTNSNLDQHRSYTFSSVQDTREEPSNDQNSVQTHTNNSKPVQVAAMTKSSINMGKGVHPSGKQGLYDEMNEFDPIKQHRTFCPWISPDDGKALPGWRLTLLGLLARDKKTDGDTQVEAQISLLNEEDDPVTSVRKLFMTPPSKKPRTHQAEKS; encoded by the exons ATGGCCGCTGGtggcggcagcgacggcggaGGGGACATCGGCGCCGACTCCGAGCGGCGCCTCAAGAAGGCCATGGACAAGCTCTACCACTTCCCCAAGCCCAAGCCTAACCCCAGCGCGAGCTCCAaaccctcctcctcgtccactCCGAGCCCCAG CTCGTGGAGGGCGGCGGATGCCGGGGGGAGGTTTGGGGTGGCGCGAGGGTCACGAAtcccgccgcagatgacggCCATGTCGGCGAtgtctccgccgccaccgtgccGCCCGTGGGACCGACGCGACCTTATACGGAGGCTCGCGTCATTTAAGGCCATGACGTGGTTCGCAAAGCCCAAG GTTGTTAGCCCTGTTAACTGCGCTAGGAGAGGGTGGACTAATGTTGAGCCGGACATTATAACATGCGAGGCATGTGGGGCACGGCTCCTgttctcctctccttcctcatGGACACCACAGCAAG TTGAAAAGGCTGCTGCTGTTTTCAGCTTGAAGCTGGACACTGGACATAAACTACTCTGCCCATGGATTGACAACATATGTGATGAATCACTGGCCTTATTCCCACCCACACCTCCTCCTGTTTTAGTGGAGAATTACTATGAGTCCTTCTCCTCTCTGCTACGGCTTTCAGCACTTCCAAGAATTTCTTGCTCTTCTCTTGATAgcatgaagaagaaaaatccacAGCTAGAGCAATTTCTATTGGAACCGTTCTCTTCATCTGTTGTCCTTAAAGGGGGATTTACGCTTACTGAAGATTATACCATTAAGGATCTAGATGGCACTTTTCAAGATGCTGAGATATATTATCAG GCACTGAAGATAATAAGTTTATGTGGATGGGAACCACGTCTACTTCACTATGCTGTTGATTGTGGAACCAAATTTCACTCAGATGCAAACTCTACCTCCATACTGGCCCAACCAGAGCAAATAAATAACACACTGGAAGATCGGATTGTAATTTACTCACGTAAGGAAGTTGATGGTTCTCCAGCAATTGCAGATGCTAATCAGGGAGATCAACATTATGATCCATCATCGGTTGTTTTAGATTGTCAATTTTGTGGAGCCTGTGTTGCCTTGTGGCGTTTTTCGCTTATAGAGCGGCCTCTTCAACTTTTTAAGCTTGTATCAGATTCTAATACACAAAATGAGCAAAATAATGGGCATGCCAACCTAATCAGTGGAGTAGAACCTTCAAAGTCTGCAAATGTTGGTTTTAATTTCACCATTGCTGGTGGTCCTCCGCCGACTAGACAGAGTTTTCGACCAAGAGTTTCATTTCCTGTTGTCAGTCGACACTTGAAGGCTGACTTGAACTCCTGTGGAAAATCATTTTTATCTGGAAGTGACAGCCACATGGTTCCTGTTGCTTCAGCGGCCATGAAACGCAAAAGAAGCATGGATGAGCCTCATGTGTTGGAGGGCATCAACACAACCTCCAGCGATGTTGATACATCCGCTGAAGGGGCACAGCATGATCACGAAGGTGACAGTACTGAAAAGGACATTGCAAACATGGGAGTGAGCACTGAGCACAAACAAGGTTGTTCATATTCAGATACAAGTAAGGATACAAATATGGAAGAAATTCTCAACAAAGAACCAGAAAGAGGTGTTGCCACAAGCAGAAGTCTAACAAGCACAAACTCAAATCTTGATCAACACAGATCATATACGTTTTCATCTGTTCAGGATACAAGAGAAGAACCTTCTAATGACCAGAACTCGGTACAGACACATACAAACAATTCCAAGCCAGTTCAGGTTGCAGCAATGACAAAATCGTCTATCAACATGGGAAAAGGTGTACATCCATCAG GAAAGCAAGGCTTGTATGACGAAATGAATGAGTTTGATCCTATCAAGCAGCACCGGACATTCTGCCCTTGGATATCCCCTGATGACGGTaaagccttgcctggatggaggCTGACTCTTTTGGGGTTACTTGCTCGGGACAAAAAAACTGATGGAGATACGCAAGTAGAGGCTCAGATCAGCCTTCTCAATGAG GAGGATGATCCCGTTACATCTGTTAGAAAGCTTTTCATGACACCGCCTTCCAAGAAGCCAAGGACACATCAGGCAGAGAAGAGCTGA
- the LOC100835013 gene encoding uncharacterized protein LOC100835013 isoform X2: MAAGGGSDGGGDIGADSERRLKKAMDKLYHFPKPKPNPSASSKPSSSSTPSPSSWRAADAGGRFGVARGSRIPPQMTAMSAMSPPPPCRPWDRRDLIRRLASFKAMTWFAKPKVVSPVNCARRGWTNVEPDIITCEACGARLLFSSPSSWTPQQVEKAAAVFSLKLDTGHKLLCPWIDNICDESLALFPPTPPPVLVENYYESFSSLLRLSALPRISCSSLDSMKKKNPQLEQFLLEPFSSSVVLKGGFTLTEDYTIKDLDGTFQDAEIYYQALKIISLCGWEPRLLHYAVDCGTKFHSDANSTSILAQPEQINNTLEDRIVIYSRKEVDGSPAIADANQGDQHYDPSSVVLDCQFCGACVALWRFSLIERPLQLFKLVSDSNTQNEQNNGHANLISGVEPSKSANVGFNFTIAGGPPPTRQSFRPRVSFPVVSRHLKADLNSCGKSFLSGSDSHMVPVASAAMKRKRSMDEPHVLEGINTTSSDVDTSAEGAQHDHEGDSTEKDIANMGVSTEHKQGCSYSDTSKDTNMEEILNKEPERGVATSRSLTSTNSNLDQHRSYTFSSVQDTREEPSNDQNSVQTHTNNSKPVQVAAMTKSSINMGKGVHPSGIAA, encoded by the exons ATGGCCGCTGGtggcggcagcgacggcggaGGGGACATCGGCGCCGACTCCGAGCGGCGCCTCAAGAAGGCCATGGACAAGCTCTACCACTTCCCCAAGCCCAAGCCTAACCCCAGCGCGAGCTCCAaaccctcctcctcgtccactCCGAGCCCCAG CTCGTGGAGGGCGGCGGATGCCGGGGGGAGGTTTGGGGTGGCGCGAGGGTCACGAAtcccgccgcagatgacggCCATGTCGGCGAtgtctccgccgccaccgtgccGCCCGTGGGACCGACGCGACCTTATACGGAGGCTCGCGTCATTTAAGGCCATGACGTGGTTCGCAAAGCCCAAG GTTGTTAGCCCTGTTAACTGCGCTAGGAGAGGGTGGACTAATGTTGAGCCGGACATTATAACATGCGAGGCATGTGGGGCACGGCTCCTgttctcctctccttcctcatGGACACCACAGCAAG TTGAAAAGGCTGCTGCTGTTTTCAGCTTGAAGCTGGACACTGGACATAAACTACTCTGCCCATGGATTGACAACATATGTGATGAATCACTGGCCTTATTCCCACCCACACCTCCTCCTGTTTTAGTGGAGAATTACTATGAGTCCTTCTCCTCTCTGCTACGGCTTTCAGCACTTCCAAGAATTTCTTGCTCTTCTCTTGATAgcatgaagaagaaaaatccacAGCTAGAGCAATTTCTATTGGAACCGTTCTCTTCATCTGTTGTCCTTAAAGGGGGATTTACGCTTACTGAAGATTATACCATTAAGGATCTAGATGGCACTTTTCAAGATGCTGAGATATATTATCAG GCACTGAAGATAATAAGTTTATGTGGATGGGAACCACGTCTACTTCACTATGCTGTTGATTGTGGAACCAAATTTCACTCAGATGCAAACTCTACCTCCATACTGGCCCAACCAGAGCAAATAAATAACACACTGGAAGATCGGATTGTAATTTACTCACGTAAGGAAGTTGATGGTTCTCCAGCAATTGCAGATGCTAATCAGGGAGATCAACATTATGATCCATCATCGGTTGTTTTAGATTGTCAATTTTGTGGAGCCTGTGTTGCCTTGTGGCGTTTTTCGCTTATAGAGCGGCCTCTTCAACTTTTTAAGCTTGTATCAGATTCTAATACACAAAATGAGCAAAATAATGGGCATGCCAACCTAATCAGTGGAGTAGAACCTTCAAAGTCTGCAAATGTTGGTTTTAATTTCACCATTGCTGGTGGTCCTCCGCCGACTAGACAGAGTTTTCGACCAAGAGTTTCATTTCCTGTTGTCAGTCGACACTTGAAGGCTGACTTGAACTCCTGTGGAAAATCATTTTTATCTGGAAGTGACAGCCACATGGTTCCTGTTGCTTCAGCGGCCATGAAACGCAAAAGAAGCATGGATGAGCCTCATGTGTTGGAGGGCATCAACACAACCTCCAGCGATGTTGATACATCCGCTGAAGGGGCACAGCATGATCACGAAGGTGACAGTACTGAAAAGGACATTGCAAACATGGGAGTGAGCACTGAGCACAAACAAGGTTGTTCATATTCAGATACAAGTAAGGATACAAATATGGAAGAAATTCTCAACAAAGAACCAGAAAGAGGTGTTGCCACAAGCAGAAGTCTAACAAGCACAAACTCAAATCTTGATCAACACAGATCATATACGTTTTCATCTGTTCAGGATACAAGAGAAGAACCTTCTAATGACCAGAACTCGGTACAGACACATACAAACAATTCCAAGCCAGTTCAGGTTGCAGCAATGACAAAATCGTCTATCAACATGGGAAAAGGTGTACATCCATCAG GAATAGCTGCTTGA